The following proteins are co-located in the Oceanimonas sp. GK1 genome:
- a CDS encoding folate-binding protein YgfZ, whose protein sequence is MFTIASSPRLYPLTDRAVIGLTGNERVKYLQGQVTCDVAALNAGDACPGGHCDSKGKLWASFWLANLGEQLLLVTNRSLVARQLPELKKFAVFSKVDIEEASDRWRVCGLAGEGLSHWLSHEVGDGNLWQGGVIIPVAAEHALLVLPKNAALPDLPQGEEQEWQGLMLQAGLPDMSAEHQGEYIPQMLNLQAIGGISFNKGCYMGQETVARAKYRGANKKAMFIVEGEVEGEVTVNQDLELQLGDNWRRAGTVLSVCCRGNRCLLTSVLNKDLDADTVLRVKDQPNSRLRLRPLPYALAD, encoded by the coding sequence GTGTTTACCATCGCCTCCTCCCCCCGCCTTTACCCGCTGACCGACCGGGCCGTGATCGGCCTCACCGGTAATGAGCGGGTCAAATACCTGCAAGGCCAGGTTACCTGTGACGTGGCCGCCCTGAATGCCGGCGACGCCTGCCCCGGCGGCCATTGCGACAGCAAGGGCAAACTGTGGGCCAGTTTCTGGCTGGCCAATCTGGGCGAGCAACTGCTGCTGGTCACGAACCGCTCGCTGGTGGCGCGCCAGCTGCCGGAGCTGAAAAAATTCGCGGTGTTTTCCAAGGTCGACATCGAGGAGGCCAGCGACCGCTGGCGCGTCTGCGGCCTGGCCGGTGAGGGGCTGTCCCACTGGCTCAGCCACGAGGTCGGCGACGGCAACCTGTGGCAGGGCGGCGTTATTATTCCGGTGGCCGCCGAACACGCCCTGCTGGTGCTGCCCAAGAACGCCGCCCTGCCCGATCTGCCCCAGGGCGAGGAGCAGGAATGGCAAGGGCTGATGCTCCAGGCCGGGTTACCGGACATGAGTGCCGAGCACCAGGGCGAATACATTCCGCAAATGCTCAACCTGCAGGCTATTGGCGGGATCAGTTTCAACAAGGGCTGCTACATGGGCCAGGAAACCGTGGCCCGGGCCAAGTACCGGGGCGCCAATAAAAAGGCCATGTTTATTGTGGAAGGCGAGGTAGAAGGCGAGGTAACCGTCAACCAGGATCTGGAACTGCAACTGGGGGACAACTGGCGCCGGGCCGGCACCGTGCTGAGCGTGTGCTGCCGGGGCAACCGCTGCCTGCTGACGTCGGTGCTCAACAAGGATCTGGATGCCGACACCGTGCTGCGGGTCAAGGATCAGCCCAACAGCCGGCTGCGGCTGCGTCCCCTACCCTACGCACTGGCCGACTGA
- a CDS encoding succinate dehydrogenase assembly factor 2 produces MLTTSDKPRLIWACRRGMLELDVILAPFVEHEYDALDAAQQATFRRLLECDDPDLFAWFMGHDSSKDVALQAMVNHILERNQLRNQR; encoded by the coding sequence ATGCTCACAACCTCCGACAAACCCCGCCTGATCTGGGCATGCCGCCGGGGCATGCTGGAGCTGGATGTCATTCTCGCGCCCTTTGTGGAGCACGAATACGACGCCCTGGATGCCGCACAGCAGGCCACCTTCCGCCGCCTGCTGGAGTGTGATGATCCGGACTTGTTTGCCTGGTTCATGGGCCACGACAGCTCAAAGGACGTTGCCCTGCAGGCCATGGTGAACCACATTCTTGAGCGCAACCAGCTTCGCAATCAACGCTGA
- a CDS encoding protein YgfX translates to MSATSFAINAEPSRLHRLYLLGLALALWLPAGLLLSADRLPWFAPGWLLAVVLMWRRSRHYRLQGEFNAGVLSLNGRRGELSQHSRVGPGFLLLVLKGDPWPPLWLFQDAVPDAVYRRLARQLLYAG, encoded by the coding sequence TTGAGCGCAACCAGCTTCGCAATCAACGCTGAGCCCTCGCGGCTGCACCGGCTGTATTTGCTGGGGCTGGCGCTTGCGCTCTGGCTGCCGGCCGGGCTGTTGCTCAGTGCCGACCGGCTGCCCTGGTTTGCGCCGGGCTGGTTGCTGGCGGTGGTGCTGATGTGGCGTCGCAGCCGGCATTACCGGTTGCAGGGGGAATTCAACGCCGGTGTGCTCAGCCTGAACGGCCGCCGCGGTGAGCTGTCCCAACACAGCCGGGTGGGGCCCGGCTTTTTGTTGCTGGTACTGAAGGGCGACCCCTGGCCGCCGCTGTGGCTGTTTCAGGATGCGGTGCCCGACGCCGTGTACCGGCGCCTGGCACGGCAACTGCTTTACGCCGGCTGA
- the nadB gene encoding L-aspartate oxidase yields MKDPVEYLCDVLIIGSGAAGLSLALKLASHAQVHVLCKGPLAEGATLYAQGGIAAVFDETDSIESHVADTLIAGAGLCDEAVVEFTARNAPDAIQWLIGQGVPFDTEESAQGEPSYHLTREGGHSHRRIFHAADATGRAVQTTLIDQVKRHPNIHVLERVNALDLITTAKLGLPGNRVLGAYVWNRNKERVETVRAKFVAMATGGASKVYQYTSNPDVSSGDGIAMAWRAGCRVANMEFNQFHPTSLYHPDDNNFLLSEALRGEGALLKRPDGSRFMPDFDERAELAPRDIVARAIDHEMKRLGADCMYLDISHQPADFIIKHFPTIYERCLKVGIDITQQAMPVVPAAHYTCGGVMVDRQGRTDIDGLYAIGEVSYTGLHGANRMASNSLLECIVFARAAGEHMLAHLATTPEPPMLPLWDESKVTNSDEEVVIHHNWHELRLFMWDYVGIVRSNKRLERAKRRIELLQQEIQEYYANFRVSNNLLELRNLVQVAELIVLSAMERKESRGLHYTLDYPEQQDSPKPTVLIPANYRRRQPA; encoded by the coding sequence ATGAAGGATCCCGTTGAATACCTCTGCGACGTGCTCATCATTGGCAGCGGTGCCGCCGGCCTGTCCCTGGCGCTGAAACTGGCCAGCCACGCTCAGGTGCATGTGCTGTGCAAAGGACCGCTCGCCGAAGGGGCCACCCTTTACGCTCAAGGGGGCATTGCCGCCGTCTTTGATGAAACCGACAGCATCGAGTCCCACGTTGCCGACACCCTGATCGCCGGCGCCGGCCTGTGCGATGAGGCCGTGGTGGAATTCACCGCCCGCAACGCCCCCGACGCCATTCAGTGGCTGATCGGCCAGGGCGTGCCCTTTGATACCGAAGAGTCGGCCCAGGGCGAGCCCAGCTACCACCTGACCCGGGAAGGCGGTCACAGCCACCGACGCATTTTCCACGCCGCCGATGCCACCGGCCGGGCGGTGCAGACCACCCTGATCGACCAGGTCAAGCGTCACCCCAACATTCACGTGCTGGAGCGGGTCAACGCCCTGGATTTGATCACCACCGCCAAGCTGGGCCTGCCCGGCAACCGGGTGCTGGGCGCCTATGTGTGGAACCGCAACAAGGAGCGGGTGGAAACGGTACGCGCCAAGTTTGTGGCCATGGCCACCGGCGGCGCCTCCAAGGTGTACCAGTACACCTCCAACCCGGACGTCAGCTCCGGCGACGGCATCGCCATGGCCTGGCGGGCCGGCTGCCGGGTGGCCAACATGGAATTCAATCAGTTCCATCCCACCAGCCTGTATCACCCGGACGACAACAACTTTCTGCTGAGCGAGGCCCTGCGCGGCGAAGGCGCCCTGCTCAAGCGCCCGGACGGCAGCCGCTTTATGCCCGACTTCGACGAGCGGGCCGAGCTGGCGCCCCGGGACATTGTGGCCCGGGCCATCGACCACGAAATGAAGCGCCTGGGTGCCGACTGCATGTATCTCGACATCAGCCACCAACCCGCCGACTTTATCATCAAGCACTTCCCCACCATTTATGAGCGTTGCCTCAAGGTGGGCATCGACATCACCCAACAGGCCATGCCGGTGGTGCCCGCCGCCCACTATACCTGTGGTGGCGTCATGGTCGACCGCCAGGGCCGCACCGACATCGACGGCCTTTATGCCATTGGCGAGGTGTCCTACACCGGCCTGCACGGCGCCAACCGCATGGCCTCCAACTCGCTGCTCGAGTGCATCGTGTTTGCCCGCGCCGCCGGCGAGCACATGCTGGCCCATCTCGCCACCACGCCGGAGCCGCCCATGCTGCCGCTGTGGGATGAAAGCAAGGTGACCAACTCGGATGAAGAAGTGGTGATCCACCACAACTGGCACGAGCTCAGGCTGTTCATGTGGGACTATGTGGGGATAGTGCGCTCCAACAAGCGGCTGGAGCGGGCCAAGCGCCGTATCGAGCTGTTGCAGCAGGAAATTCAGGAGTATTACGCCAACTTCCGGGTCAGCAACAACCTGCTGGAGCTGCGTAACCTGGTGCAGGTGGCCGAGCTGATTGTGTTGTCGGCGATGGAGCGCAAGGAGTCCCGCGGCCTGCACTACACCCTGGACTATCCCGAACAGCAGGACAGCCCCAAACCCACCGTGCTGATCCCCGCCAACTACCGCCGCCGTCAGCCGGCGTAA
- the rpoE gene encoding RNA polymerase sigma factor RpoE, protein MSENLTDQQLIERVQRGDKNAYNLLVKKYQYKVANLVSRYVSNPGDVPDVTQEAFIKAYRALPGFRGDSAFFTWLYRIAVNTAKNHLVSQRRRPPGSDVEVDDAEYYGGGDALKELASPESLMLTEEIRRAVYETIDGLPDDLKTAITLRELEGMSYEDIASVMDCPVGTVRSRIFRAREAIDKRVTPLLRS, encoded by the coding sequence ATGAGCGAAAATTTGACGGATCAGCAACTGATCGAGCGGGTTCAGCGGGGTGACAAGAATGCGTATAACCTGCTGGTGAAAAAATATCAGTACAAAGTGGCGAACCTGGTGTCCCGTTACGTGTCCAACCCCGGAGACGTCCCCGATGTGACCCAGGAGGCCTTTATCAAGGCTTATCGGGCATTACCCGGTTTTCGTGGCGACAGTGCCTTTTTCACCTGGCTGTATCGCATTGCGGTCAACACCGCCAAGAACCATCTGGTGTCGCAGCGGCGGCGCCCGCCGGGGTCGGACGTGGAGGTGGACGACGCCGAGTATTACGGCGGCGGCGATGCCCTCAAGGAGCTGGCTTCGCCGGAAAGCCTGATGCTGACCGAAGAAATCCGCCGGGCCGTGTATGAAACCATAGACGGGCTGCCGGACGACTTGAAAACGGCAATCACACTGCGAGAGCTGGAAGGGATGAGCTACGAAGACATTGCGAGTGTCATGGACTGTCCGGTAGGCACCGTCCGTTCACGCATCTTTCGGGCTCGGGAAGCGATTGACAAGCGGGTGACCCCCTTACTTCGGAGTTGA
- a CDS encoding sigma-E factor negative regulatory protein, whose amino-acid sequence MANKEQISALVDGEIQDRVLLEDVANNKELADTFGRYHLYRDALRNELPERLPFDLSDGVMAALEHEPALTAANDSQAAPGRENVVRPRFGLGRLTPALRHAGQFAIAASVSAAVIFGVQQYSQPSATQSPVLNTVPLSGGAAPVSLNYQADAQQRAKEQQLLEQERRINALLMDHELQQRLRQD is encoded by the coding sequence ATGGCTAACAAAGAGCAAATATCGGCACTGGTAGACGGAGAAATTCAGGACAGGGTGTTGCTGGAGGACGTTGCCAACAACAAGGAGCTGGCCGACACTTTTGGCCGTTATCACCTGTACCGCGATGCCTTGCGCAACGAGCTGCCCGAGCGGCTGCCATTCGATCTCAGCGATGGCGTGATGGCGGCGCTGGAGCACGAGCCGGCGCTCACCGCCGCCAACGACAGCCAGGCGGCTCCTGGCCGGGAAAACGTGGTGCGGCCGCGCTTCGGCCTTGGCCGGCTCACGCCAGCCCTGCGCCACGCGGGCCAGTTTGCCATTGCCGCCTCGGTGTCGGCGGCGGTCATTTTCGGTGTGCAGCAATACAGTCAGCCCTCGGCCACCCAGTCGCCGGTGCTCAATACCGTGCCCCTGAGCGGCGGCGCCGCCCCGGTCAGCCTGAATTACCAGGCTGATGCCCAGCAGCGGGCCAAGGAGCAGCAACTGCTGGAGCAGGAGCGGCGCATCAACGCCCTGCTGATGGACCACGAACTGCAGCAACGGCTGCGCCAGGACTGA
- a CDS encoding MucB/RseB C-terminal domain-containing protein, whose product MYRGLWGWLALLLITAWPARATVEADPEVLLQRMQQAYRQLNFELTLIDSGIGEPEPKRLTRGHLDGQALTHLLHLNGRPREFVQRDDETSFFDYGPEGYTLRDSRLPGLFTRVQRLPLAQLLTHYEAVIAGRSRVLGRTANLVRLLPRAEHCYGYVLWLDQQSGLLLRLDTLDQEATLVAQSMGVALTISEEPAPLLRELQAIRLPPAMPLAEVPPAPGQTSWQAGWLPEGFEIRTQNRHRLPLTEQPVEYLMASNGVVDVSVYVAESTVSEPRQQLVRQGATHLVSLVSPGRVEVTVVGDVPADIARRIAESVAPAEAKE is encoded by the coding sequence ATGTATCGCGGACTGTGGGGGTGGCTTGCCCTGCTGCTGATAACGGCGTGGCCCGCCCGGGCCACCGTGGAGGCCGATCCGGAGGTGCTGCTGCAACGCATGCAGCAGGCCTACCGGCAATTGAATTTTGAGCTGACCCTGATCGACTCGGGCATCGGCGAGCCCGAACCCAAGCGGCTGACCCGGGGCCACCTCGATGGTCAGGCGCTGACCCACCTGCTGCACCTCAATGGTCGTCCCCGGGAGTTCGTCCAGCGGGATGATGAAACCAGCTTTTTTGATTACGGCCCCGAAGGTTACACCCTGCGCGACTCCCGTCTGCCGGGACTGTTTACCCGGGTGCAACGCTTGCCGCTGGCGCAGTTGCTAACGCACTACGAGGCGGTCATCGCCGGGCGCAGCCGGGTGCTGGGGCGCACCGCCAACCTGGTACGGCTGTTGCCCAGAGCGGAGCACTGCTACGGCTATGTCTTGTGGCTGGATCAGCAGTCCGGTTTGTTGCTGCGCCTCGACACCCTGGATCAGGAAGCCACCCTGGTGGCCCAGAGCATGGGGGTGGCGCTGACCATCAGCGAAGAGCCGGCGCCCTTGCTGCGGGAATTGCAGGCTATTCGCCTGCCTCCCGCCATGCCCCTGGCCGAGGTGCCCCCGGCACCGGGGCAGACCAGCTGGCAGGCCGGCTGGCTGCCGGAAGGCTTTGAAATCCGTACTCAAAATCGGCACCGGCTGCCGCTGACCGAGCAGCCGGTGGAGTACCTGATGGCGTCCAATGGCGTGGTGGATGTGTCGGTCTACGTGGCTGAGTCCACGGTCAGCGAGCCCCGTCAGCAACTGGTGCGTCAGGGGGCCACCCATCTGGTGAGCCTGGTCAGCCCGGGGCGAGTGGAAGTCACCGTGGTGGGCGACGTGCCCGCCGATATCGCCCGGCGCATCGCCGAGTCGGTTGCCCCCGCAGAGGCGAAAGAATGA
- a CDS encoding SoxR reducing system RseC family protein yields MIEEIATVTAVHSGGVEVRCFSKSACGQCRQRSTCGTGLVSGALPERNHQFVIATELVLKPGEQVRIGIPEQSLITGALLVYLLPLLCLLTGGLVAGWAGLGEGASILGALAGGGLGFGLAARLAQRRGRRDQPVILGPLIPVVRAD; encoded by the coding sequence ATGATTGAAGAAATCGCCACCGTGACCGCCGTGCACTCGGGTGGGGTGGAAGTCCGCTGTTTCAGCAAGTCGGCCTGTGGCCAGTGCCGGCAACGCAGCACCTGCGGCACCGGCCTGGTGTCGGGAGCCCTGCCGGAACGCAACCACCAGTTTGTGATCGCCACCGAGCTGGTGCTCAAACCCGGAGAACAGGTCCGCATCGGCATTCCCGAACAGAGCCTGATTACCGGCGCCCTGCTGGTCTATCTGCTGCCGCTGTTGTGCCTGCTGACCGGCGGCCTGGTTGCCGGCTGGGCCGGGCTGGGGGAAGGCGCCAGCATTCTGGGGGCGCTGGCCGGTGGCGGGCTGGGTTTTGGGCTGGCAGCCCGCCTTGCCCAGCGCCGCGGCCGGCGGGATCAGCCGGTGATACTGGGGCCGCTGATCCCGGTGGTGCGCGCCGACTAG
- the lepA gene encoding translation elongation factor 4 — translation MKHIRNFSVIAHIDHGKSTLSDRLIQVCGGLTDREMQQQVLDSMDLERERGITIKAQSVTLNYQAQDGNQYQLNFIDTPGHVDFSYEVSRSLAACEGALLVVDAGQGVEAQTLANCYTALDMNLEVVPVLNKIDLPQAEPERVAEEIEDIVGIDAIDAVRCSAKTGLGVDQVLETIVQKIPSPEGNPEGPLQALIIDSWFDSYLGVVSLVRIKHGNLKKNDKIKVMSTGQVWGVDRIGIFTPKQKDTEGLNCGEVGWVVCGIKDIHGAPVGDTLTHAKYGADKPLPGFQKVKPQVYAGLFPISSDDYEAFRDALDKLSLNDASLFYEPETSNALGFGFRCGFLGMLHMEIIQERLEREYDLDLITTAPTVVYEVVKTDGEVVYIDSPSQLPAVNNIEEIHEPIAECHILVPQEYLGNVITLCIEKRGVQTNMVYHGNQVALTYEIPMAEVVLDFFDRLKSTSRGYASLDYGFKRFEAANMVRLDIMINGDRVDALAIITHKDNAQFRGRQLVEKMRELIPRQMFDIAIQAAIGNQIIARSTVKALRKDVTAKCYGGDVSRKKKLLAKQKEGKKRMKSLGRVDIPQDAFLAILHVGKDK, via the coding sequence ATGAAGCATATTCGTAATTTCTCCGTCATCGCTCACATCGACCACGGCAAATCGACCCTGTCCGATCGCCTGATCCAGGTATGCGGTGGCCTGACCGACAGGGAAATGCAGCAGCAGGTTCTCGACTCCATGGATCTGGAGCGTGAGCGCGGCATTACCATCAAGGCCCAGAGTGTGACCCTGAACTACCAGGCGCAGGACGGCAACCAGTACCAGCTCAACTTCATCGATACGCCCGGGCACGTGGACTTCTCCTACGAGGTCTCCCGCTCGCTGGCGGCCTGTGAAGGGGCGCTCTTGGTGGTGGACGCCGGTCAGGGGGTTGAGGCACAGACTCTGGCCAACTGCTACACCGCGCTGGACATGAACCTGGAAGTGGTGCCGGTGCTGAACAAGATTGACCTGCCCCAGGCCGAGCCGGAGCGGGTGGCGGAAGAAATCGAGGATATCGTCGGCATCGATGCCATCGACGCGGTGCGCTGCTCGGCCAAAACCGGCCTGGGCGTGGATCAGGTACTGGAAACCATCGTCCAAAAGATTCCGTCACCGGAAGGCAATCCCGAGGGGCCGCTGCAGGCGCTGATCATCGACTCCTGGTTTGACTCCTACCTGGGCGTGGTGTCGCTGGTGCGCATCAAGCACGGCAACCTGAAAAAGAACGACAAGATCAAGGTGATGAGCACCGGCCAGGTATGGGGCGTGGATCGCATCGGCATCTTCACCCCCAAGCAGAAGGACACCGAGGGCCTGAACTGCGGCGAAGTGGGCTGGGTGGTGTGCGGCATCAAGGATATTCACGGCGCGCCGGTGGGGGATACCCTGACCCATGCCAAGTACGGGGCCGACAAGCCGCTGCCGGGCTTTCAGAAGGTCAAGCCCCAGGTCTATGCCGGCCTGTTCCCCATTTCCAGCGACGACTACGAGGCGTTCCGTGACGCCCTCGACAAGCTCTCCCTGAACGACGCCTCGCTGTTCTACGAGCCGGAAACCTCCAACGCCCTGGGCTTTGGTTTCCGCTGCGGCTTCCTTGGCATGCTGCACATGGAGATCATTCAGGAGCGGCTGGAGCGGGAATACGATCTGGATCTGATCACCACGGCGCCCACCGTGGTCTACGAGGTGGTCAAGACCGACGGCGAAGTAGTCTACATCGACAGCCCATCCCAGCTGCCGGCGGTGAACAACATCGAGGAAATTCACGAGCCCATCGCCGAGTGCCATATTCTGGTGCCCCAGGAGTACCTGGGCAACGTCATCACCCTGTGCATCGAGAAGCGCGGCGTGCAGACCAACATGGTGTATCACGGCAACCAGGTGGCGCTGACCTACGAAATTCCCATGGCGGAAGTGGTGCTCGACTTCTTTGACCGGCTGAAGTCCACCAGTCGCGGCTACGCCTCGCTGGATTACGGCTTCAAGCGTTTCGAGGCGGCCAACATGGTACGCCTGGACATCATGATCAACGGGGATCGGGTCGACGCCCTGGCGATCATCACCCACAAGGACAACGCCCAGTTCCGCGGCCGTCAGCTGGTGGAGAAAATGCGCGAGCTGATCCCCCGCCAGATGTTCGATATCGCCATTCAGGCGGCCATCGGCAACCAGATCATCGCCCGCAGCACCGTCAAGGCCCTGCGCAAGGACGTGACCGCCAAGTGTTATGGCGGCGACGTCAGCCGCAAGAAAAAGCTGCTGGCCAAGCAGAAGGAAGGCAAGAAGCGGATGAAATCCCTGGGGCGGGTTGATATTCCCCAGGACGCCTTCCTGGCCATTTTGCACGTAGGTAAGGACAAGTAA
- the lepB gene encoding signal peptidase I: MASTFALILVLVTLVTGIIWACDKWIWAPQRGRRLAEAQQSHGNKVDAAALAKAAATPGWIEQARSIFPVIAAVLVLRSFIYEPFQIPSGSMMPTLLVGDFILVEKFSYGLKEPVTNTTLIPTGKPERGDIAVFKYPENPRIDYIKRVVGLPGDHIVYRDKQLYIKPACDGNDCPGYAPVPLTFAQSGEFTQMGIPLARYREALTERAHDVLQNPLLPDRVSMYHRQPGTALNEWVVPEGHYFTLGDNRDNSTDSRFWGFVPEGNLVGRAVAIWISFEFDRNADSWLPSWVPSDVRFSRIGAIH; this comes from the coding sequence ATGGCAAGTACCTTTGCCCTGATCCTGGTGCTGGTGACCCTGGTCACCGGTATCATCTGGGCCTGTGACAAGTGGATCTGGGCGCCCCAGCGGGGGCGCCGGCTGGCCGAGGCGCAACAAAGCCACGGCAACAAGGTGGATGCGGCCGCCCTGGCGAAAGCCGCCGCCACCCCCGGCTGGATCGAACAGGCCAGATCCATCTTTCCGGTGATCGCGGCGGTGCTGGTGCTGCGCTCCTTTATCTATGAGCCCTTTCAGATCCCCTCCGGCTCCATGATGCCCACCCTGCTGGTGGGCGACTTCATTCTGGTGGAGAAATTCTCCTACGGGCTGAAGGAGCCGGTCACCAACACCACCCTGATCCCCACCGGCAAGCCGGAGCGGGGGGACATAGCGGTGTTCAAGTATCCCGAGAATCCGCGTATCGACTACATCAAGCGGGTGGTGGGGCTGCCCGGGGACCATATCGTTTACCGGGACAAGCAGCTCTATATTAAGCCCGCCTGTGACGGCAACGACTGCCCCGGTTACGCGCCGGTGCCGCTCACCTTTGCACAAAGCGGCGAATTTACCCAGATGGGCATACCCCTGGCCCGTTACCGTGAAGCGCTGACCGAACGCGCCCACGACGTGCTGCAAAATCCGCTGCTGCCGGACCGGGTGTCCATGTATCACCGTCAGCCGGGCACCGCTCTGAATGAATGGGTGGTACCGGAAGGGCACTACTTCACCCTGGGCGACAACCGGGACAACAGCACCGACAGCCGGTTCTGGGGCTTTGTGCCCGAAGGCAACCTGGTGGGCCGGGCGGTCGCCATCTGGATAAGCTTTGAGTTTGATCGCAACGCCGACAGCTGGCTGCCATCCTGGGTGCCGAGTGATGTGCGTTTCAGCCGAATAGGCGCAATTCATTGA
- the rnc gene encoding ribonuclease III has product MKKLNNLQKQLGHTFNDEALLVRALTHRSAGSRHNERLEFLGDSILSMVIADALFHRFPKVNEGDMSRMRATLVREKTLAELARAFELGEYLILGPGELKSGGYRRESILADAVEALIGAIYLDSGIERITQLLLSWYDSRLNDIQPGVEQKDPKTRLQELLQGKRKPLPTYEVVDVIGEAHNQKFTVHCTVDGLAEPVVGVGTSRRKAEQAAAEQALDTLL; this is encoded by the coding sequence ATGAAAAAATTGAACAACCTGCAAAAACAACTGGGTCATACCTTTAACGACGAAGCCCTGCTGGTACGGGCGCTGACTCACCGTAGCGCCGGCTCCCGCCATAACGAGCGACTGGAGTTCCTTGGGGACTCCATCCTCAGCATGGTGATCGCCGACGCCCTGTTCCATCGTTTTCCCAAGGTCAACGAAGGGGACATGTCACGCATGCGCGCCACCCTGGTGCGGGAAAAGACCCTGGCCGAGCTGGCCCGGGCCTTTGAGCTGGGGGAATACCTGATCCTGGGGCCCGGTGAGCTGAAAAGCGGCGGTTACCGCCGGGAATCGATCCTGGCCGATGCGGTCGAGGCGCTGATCGGCGCCATCTACCTCGACAGCGGCATAGAGCGCATTACCCAGCTGCTGCTGAGCTGGTACGACAGCCGGCTCAACGACATTCAGCCCGGGGTGGAGCAAAAGGATCCCAAGACCCGGCTGCAGGAGCTGTTGCAGGGCAAGCGCAAACCGCTGCCCACCTACGAGGTGGTCGACGTTATTGGCGAGGCCCATAATCAGAAATTTACCGTGCACTGCACCGTGGACGGCCTGGCCGAGCCCGTGGTGGGGGTGGGCACCAGCCGCCGCAAGGCGGAACAGGCGGCGGCCGAGCAGGCCCTGGATACCTTGTTATGA
- the era gene encoding GTPase Era, translating into MTEQQQTYCGFVAIVGRPNVGKSTLLNRLLGQKVSITSKKPQTTRHRIMGIDTDGAYQVVYVDTPGLHIEEKRAINRLMNRAASSSLGDVEMVVFVVDGTQWTKDDDMVLNKLRRMDCPVVLAINKIDNVDNKEALLPHMQWLAQQMDFADIVPISAEKGTNVDTIAKLARSRLKPSLHYFPEDYITDRSARFMAAEIIREKLMRFTGDELPYSITVEIERYQTDEKGVVHINGLILVERSGQKRMVIGNKGEKLRTIGTEARLDLERLLEQKVYLELWVKVKSGWADDERALRSLGYGDD; encoded by the coding sequence ATGACAGAACAACAGCAAACCTATTGCGGCTTCGTGGCCATCGTCGGCCGTCCCAACGTGGGCAAGTCGACCCTGCTGAACCGGCTGCTCGGGCAGAAGGTCAGTATTACCTCGAAAAAACCCCAGACCACTCGGCACCGCATCATGGGCATCGACACCGACGGCGCCTACCAGGTGGTGTATGTCGATACCCCCGGGCTGCACATCGAGGAAAAGCGGGCCATCAACCGGCTGATGAACCGCGCCGCCAGCAGCTCGCTGGGCGACGTGGAAATGGTGGTGTTCGTGGTGGACGGCACTCAGTGGACCAAGGACGACGACATGGTGCTGAACAAGCTGCGGCGCATGGATTGCCCGGTGGTGCTGGCGATCAACAAGATCGATAATGTCGACAACAAGGAGGCCCTGCTGCCCCACATGCAGTGGCTGGCCCAGCAGATGGACTTTGCCGACATCGTGCCTATCTCGGCGGAAAAGGGCACCAACGTCGACACCATCGCCAAACTGGCGCGCTCGCGGCTCAAGCCGTCGTTGCACTATTTTCCGGAAGACTACATCACCGATCGTTCCGCCCGTTTTATGGCGGCGGAGATCATTCGCGAGAAACTGATGCGTTTTACCGGTGATGAGCTGCCCTACTCGATCACCGTGGAGATCGAGCGTTATCAGACCGACGAAAAAGGCGTGGTGCACATCAACGGCCTGATCCTGGTGGAGCGCAGCGGCCAGAAGCGTATGGTGATCGGCAACAAGGGCGAAAAGCTGCGCACCATCGGCACCGAAGCCCGGCTGGATCTGGAGCGGTTGCTGGAGCAGAAGGTCTATCTGGAGCTGTGGGTCAAGGTCAAATCCGGCTGGGCCGATGACGAGCGTGCCCTGCGCAGCCTGGGTTACGGCGACGACTGA